The Sphingopyxis sp. TUF1 genome segment CAGGGCGGAACATTCACCCATTCGAACGCATTGTCGATGCGGCTGAAATGCGCGGCGAGGAAATCGCGGGCGCGGGCGCGGAACTGATAGACGAGGAAGGCGCCGCCGGGGCGCAAAACGCGATGCGTCGACGCCGCGATCGCCGGGCCGACGCCGGCTGGGAGAGTTGAGAACGGCAGCCCGGAAAGCACATAATCGGCGTGATCGAACCCGTGCGCGCGAACGATGTCTTCGACGTCGGCCGCCGATCCATGGACGGCGATGAAGCGGCTGTCGCGGATGTCTTTCCGCAGATAGTCGATAAAATCCTCGTTCGTATCGATCGCGATCAACGTCGCGTCGCCCGCCATCCGCTCGAGCACCGGGCGGCAGAAAGTGCCGACCCCGGGTCCATATTCGACGAACAGCTTGGTATTTTTCCAATCCACGGGTTTCAGCATGTGGCGGATCAGCGTCGGCGATGACGGCACGATCGATCCGACCATCACCGGATGCTTGATGAACCCGCGCACGAACATGCCCCACGGTCCGAAAAAGCTCTTGAGGCCCTGCCGCAGCCGTCGGGCCAGCGGGGCTTTGGTTTGTTGGGCCTGCGCCCGCGGATTGGTCATATTGGCTTTCGCATTGTTGGGTCGATGAATTGCGTGGCAAAATCGGGAGCGTCGCGCAAGGAAAGAGTCTGCCTTGTCACTGGACAGCCGGGCTTCCGCGTGTAGGGAGAAGCGGCGTTATCGGTCGGAAAACAAAGGGGCGGACATGGCGAATATATCGCATTCCATTCCGCCCGACCGTATGGCGGTGCTGTTCGCGGTGATGCTCGTCGCGGCTGCCGGCAATACCGCGATGCAGTCGATTCTGCCTGCCATCGGGACCAAGCTCGCCATTCCCGACGTGTGGGTCAGCTTGGCATTCAGCTGGTCGGCGCTCCTCTGGGTGCTCACGGCACCGCACTGGGCGCGCCAGTCGGACAAGCGTGGGCGCAAGGCACTGATGGCGCTGGGCGTCATCGGTTTCCTCTCGTCCATGGCGCTGTGCGGCGTCGTCCTG includes the following:
- a CDS encoding class I SAM-dependent methyltransferase — translated: MTNPRAQAQQTKAPLARRLRQGLKSFFGPWGMFVRGFIKHPVMVGSIVPSSPTLIRHMLKPVDWKNTKLFVEYGPGVGTFCRPVLERMAGDATLIAIDTNEDFIDYLRKDIRDSRFIAVHGSAADVEDIVRAHGFDHADYVLSGLPFSTLPAGVGPAIAASTHRVLRPGGAFLVYQFRARARDFLAAHFSRIDNAFEWVNVPPCFLFWAWKD